In one window of Rhinopithecus roxellana isolate Shanxi Qingling chromosome 15, ASM756505v1, whole genome shotgun sequence DNA:
- the LOC104678223 gene encoding LOW QUALITY PROTEIN: olfactory receptor 51H1 (The sequence of the model RefSeq protein was modified relative to this genomic sequence to represent the inferred CDS: deleted 1 base in 1 codon; substituted 2 bases at 2 genomic stop codons) yields MTNLNASYANRHSFILTGIPGMPDKNPXLAFPLGFLYKLTLLGNGTILAIIKVEPSLHEPMYYFLSILALTDVSLSMSTLPSTLSIFWFNAPEIVFIHVFGIAESGVLVSTAFDRFVAIXNPLRYVSILTHSVIGKIGIAVLIRAICVVFPVPFLIKHLPFCNSNVFSHSYNLHQDMMWLACASTRVNSLYGFIPVIFTLGLDALLILMSYVLILKTVLGIASRSERLTTLSTCFSHMSAVFLFYVPFIGASTIHRYGEHLSPVVHMLMANIYLLLPAVLNPIAYSVKTKQIRRRIIQVFQRRKNRV; encoded by the exons ATGACGAACTTGAATGCATCATATGCCAACCGCCATAGCTTCATCTTGACAGGTATCCCAGGAATGCCAGACAAGAACCCATGATTGGCCTTTCCCCTGGGATTTCTCTACAAACTCACACTCCTGGGAAATGGTACCATCCTAGCTATCATCAAGGTGGAGCCGAGTCTCCATGAGCCCATGTACTACTTCCTCTCTATCTTGGCTCTCACTGACGTTAGTCTCTCCATGTCCACCTTGCCCTCCACGCTCAGCATATTCTGGTTTAATGCCCCTGAGATTGTTTTCATCCATGTATTTGGAATAGCAGAATCAGGAGTCCTAGTGTCCACTGCCTTTGACCGATTTGTGGCCATCTGAAACCCATTACGCTATGTTTCCATCCTCACTCACAGTGTTATTGGAAAGATTGGAATAGCTGTCCTCATCCGGGCAATCTGTGTGGTCTTCCCTGTGCCCTTCCTTATAAAGCATCTACCCTTCTGC AATTCCaatgtcttttctcattcatatAATCTTCACCAAGATATGATGTGGCTAGCTTGTGCCAGCACCCGTGTCAACAGCCTCTATGGCTTCATCCCCGTCATCTTCACACTGGGGCTCGATGCCCTCCTCATTCTAATGTCTTATGTACTCATCCTGAAGACTGTGCTGGGCATTGCCTCCAGAAGTGAAAGGCTCACAACCCTCAGCACCTGCTTCTCTCACATGTCTGCCGTGTTCCTCTTCTATGTTCCTTTTATTGGTGCCTCCACGATTCACAGATATGGGGAACATTTATCACCAGTAGTGCACATGCTCATGGCCAATATATACCTACTCCTCCCCGCTGTGCTAAACCCCATTGCCTACAGTGTGAAGACCAAGCAGATTCGAAGAAGGATCATTCAAGTGTTCCAGAGGAGAAAAAATAGGGTATAG
- the LOC104678233 gene encoding LOW QUALITY PROTEIN: olfactory receptor 51H1-like (The sequence of the model RefSeq protein was modified relative to this genomic sequence to represent the inferred CDS: inserted 1 base in 1 codon) produces the protein MSPRSQTTENHQSFFTLTGIPGMPEKDLWMALPLCLLYSTTILGNVTILVVLKVEQSLHEPMYYFLAMLAATDLSLSLSSMPTMVSVHWFNWYSITFSGCLIQMFFIHTFRGVESGVLVAMAFDCSVAIGFLLHYATILTHSVISKIAAAVLLRSVGTLLPVPLLIKRLPFCHSSVLSHAXCLHQDAMRLACADTSVNSIYGLLAVIFIIVLDVLILLASYILILHAVLNIASQEERLKALNTCLSHICAVLLFYVPLMCMTLINRYGKHLSPLIHTFMANIYLLFPPVLNPIVYSVTTKQIRWRIVQAFCGARVSP, from the exons ATGTCACCACGCAGCCAAACTACTGAGAACCACCAGAGCTTCTTCACACTGACTGGGATTCCAGGAATGCCAGAGAAAGACTTATGGATGGCCTTGCCCCTCTGTCTTCTTTACAGCACCACGATCTTGGGAAATGTCACCATCCTTGTTGTCCTCAAAGTTGAGCAAAGTCTCCATGAGCCCATGTATTATTTTCTAGCCATGTTAGCTGCCACTGACCTCAGCCTTTCACTGTCTTCCATGCCTACCATGGTCAGTGTTCACTGGTTCAACTGGTATTCAATAACTTTTAGTGGCTGCCTTATTCAGATGTTCTTCATCCACACATTTAGGGGAGTAGAATCAGGTGTTCTCGTGGCCATGGCCTTTGATTGCTCTGTGGCCATCGGCTTTCTTTTGCACTATGCTACCATTCTCACTCATAGTGTCATCAGCAAGATTGCAGCAGCAGTCTTGCTACGGAGTGTGGGGACTCTGCTCCCTGTGCCTTTGCTCATCAAAAGGTTACCTTTCTGTCACTCCAGTGTCCTCTCCCATG ACTGCCTCCATCAGGATGCCATGAGGCTTGCCTGTGCTGACACCAGTGTCAATAGCATCTATGGCCTGCTGGCTGTGATCTTCATCATTGTATTAGATGTCTTGATACTTTTGGCCTCTTACATTCTAATCCTCCACGCAGTATTGAACATTGCTTCCCAGGAAGAGAGGCTCAAGGCTCTCAACACTTGCCTCTCTCACATCTGTGCAGTGCTGCTTTTCTATGTACCTCTGATGTGTATGACCCTAATTAATCGCTATGGGAAGCATTTGTCACCACTAATACACACATTCATGGCCAATATCTACCTGCTTTTCCCTCCTGTGCTCAATCCCATTGTGTACAGTGTTACAACCAAGCAGATCCGATGGCGGATTGTCCAGGCCTTTTGTGGGGCTAGGGTTAGCCCTTAA